The sequence below is a genomic window from Pelmatolapia mariae isolate MD_Pm_ZW linkage group LG9, Pm_UMD_F_2, whole genome shotgun sequence.
CAGTGCAACCGTATGATGTCACTACCCAGAGTGCATTGAGAAGTAAATAACAATGGCGGCCTACTGGTAAATcggttttatataaaatgtgcttaaaaagaaaacatttggcgTATTTTAATAAGACATATATGCTATTGAAAGCACAATACGTATTTTAGCGCAAACATGTCTTAATAGCCGGGGTTCCctttaacatctgcaggaagctctgaggatgttttaccagtcgCTGGTTGCTGAGTACTTTTCTATGCCATGGTGTGCTGGTGGAGCAGCACAGGCACCAAAGGCACCCACGgctgcctttgacggtgcaaaatgtTTCGTCGACActattgtgtttgttggggagaaaacttacaaacatacaacaCTTCAGATCCACACTACTAGTgatcaaagatttatgtaaatttgacaaactgaatgcattctgtactgtacagtaGACACAGCAcaagattgattgacaatggtctacagccaatcaggaacATAATgggctgcaaaaaaaaaaaaaaagggaaaattgaacaaataaaaaaaaaaagaaatccgcgaaacagcgaggctgcAGAAGGTGAACCgcattatagcgagggaccactgtattgaAGAAATACTGATCACCGGGGAAAATCTCTTACTTTACGAAAAATTGTGAGTTTAACTGATGATATTGCTGTTTCAATGAGTGCTGATACAATTCAGCATTGATACGCcattttcagggtcaaattcaagcactttttatgcactttcaaggtccattttcaagcttttccaaaacataaaaaaagaatacatGTTTCACTTTGTATCATCTGAGTAAGGccatgtgaaaattaaaataaaccatCCTAGGTTGATTTAAACCCCTTTGTTCCCCTTTTGTTAAAACATAGAAAAATGcaacacacaaaaatactgaaaaaggaaaaggcTGCCTTATATACCAGGGCttgcaaaatttcaaaatccctggtagcccttcgggcagagactcttcagtttttggtagcccaaaataaatttaagtagcccgaataaaaaagggagcaattttttttatgttttgtttcctgttttgtttccgttacaatattatactttaatgtataatattgtaacggaaacaaaacattaatcaaaaaattgttgaaacacaaattacaatattgtataaaaattacaatcatcaactcaaatacttggttgtaattgaacagaaatttctatgaacttgtaagaactgtacaacaggaatcagtctgtgtcagatcctgaatttgaaatttccactgaaatcacaggtacgaggcaagtggaaccaagatctaggccatttgctttttgaagtttgcaaagactgctaaattttgccagtggtagttcactctttgcaacatagtaggctgttctaaacagatttttcaggttgatttttagtatgttatttacagactgagcaataatccatttcttgcatttctcatgggttctaatgggggcctttcttaaaattactggtcccagtaacaaaggcacttgtcaactcagaaatcgagggaaaccaacaacacacccggcagaacattatgttatttacacgggtgcacataagtggtccgcatgtgcgcattcgctgtcacaataaaagacgcgcaccagataagaagttgcaacgtgcgtttgcgtccatataaaaggcactgtttttgtccgctagagtgggattttcatggcacattctgcaccaaatctctgtgcgttcatcatttgtttaaagccagctcacctcctgcaaccactgttcctagaatacgcgcttcttttgcggttgggactccatctgacatttctttggaggtggaggaacaccaaagtaattgcttaaagcagcttcttcgacatctttaagagttctaaacaaatgtctgtcctcctccagaaaatcttatggacgcaaacacgcgttgcaacttcttatcttgtgcgcgtattttattttgacagcgaatgcgcacctgcggaccacttatgtgcacccctggttatttagcttgtcatattccagccacagaaattcttttgtccatgaaaccataaagctgcactttctttttgccttatagtctgatttgtcataacttttccgttttgtggtaagcttttctttggctgtcacttcttcaccctgaccggtcttatttggctcagcagaactaaaatatatatcctgctgcctttacacacgcactcacataacactgagcgattctctgcgcgatcaacctctcacatgtttaagcttcctgcgggagatttcacttgtcatgtttgatagtaaactaacgattgataagacgatgtcagaggaattggtgcgcaaattatcgtcactcaccaatcagtactgtcgctctctatacacagttcgcgcgattgcaaagtgaaagcaaaaaacaagcgcaaattcaaatgcgatttcaaaatgtcacatatagggctgctcgattatggcaaaaatgataatcacgattattttcactgaaattgagatctcgattatttgatgatatttatttaacaataacaatgtattgaataatggctttaaagattgtcaaaaatagtgtaaaatagtgtgcaaatactgataacagtgcaaatgtttgcaatataaaaaataaaatgtaaacatctatgtttagtgaactttgccatgtcgctctgtggtgcagctacaacaccaaagtttacacactacactgaaaaaagaaaatagttgaaccaacttaattgaattatttcaattggtaacacctaatttaattaagttctttgaaatgaagttaataCATTAGATTAACACAACTGATTTAAGTTACATGTACTTAATAAATTAATTGTTGtcaaataaacattttgcaTTAATCCAACTTAAAATTAAGACATTTCAActtaaagttttcagtttttccaaCCCAATAATTTGCATAACCCAAAAGTAAAATATTGCTCTTTGCTAACCTAATAATGTGGTTTAGTGTAAATTACTTTTTGTAGTGACTCTAAAATGAAATTTTAGTTTGTTTAATAAAGCTTAAATCAAAATTTTAAGTTggctgaaaatatttttcaaaaattcaaaatccaatggttttttttttaaaaatactttattgTATAAATGTAATAAAGTATTACCTTTATGGCAACCAACACAGCTTTTGGTCAAACACATTACACATTTGtcctttttaaaacacatatgcacaaaatgcaagtAACGCTTAGTAGGACCACAAAGTTGTCATCAAAGTGTAAAGTGCAACACAGTATTACACAAATATCAATCTCAACACATATAGTGTCAACTATGAAAAAGTGCCCCAAGAGTATACAGAAACTTCTCTTCAGCTATAGCCAATGAATAAATATCTGAACAGTGTAGCTGACCAATGGGgatgaaaaaatataaacactcCTTTAGAGTTTTAGAATGTCACAACAGTTTGTTGTATAACTGAgcacatcaaacctgaaatgcAACCTTTCCCTTGAAACGAAGGCAAATAtgtctgaaaaaaaattaaaaaataaataaaaataccatACAAAGTATGTATAAAAGCACATTAAATTGTGGTTTGAGGTCTCTTGGAGCATAAAAAAGGCCCAACATCCAAAAGAGACTACATATTTTACAGATTTTTCACTATATTTCCAAACACAGTTGTTCCTTCGCATTATGGCACAAGGCCATTTGTTGGTCATTGTTCTGTGCCATTACTGGGAGCTTTGAAGTTTGATATACAGATTTTGGACTTTGGGGGACATCTTGTGCTGATCAAGCTGCATGAAGATTTTTTGGAGCACTTCAAAAGTGAAGCGAAAGGGTTTTGGATAAGCTAGGTTGAGTGCATAGATCAAACCTAGAAGCAGGGCACAAGCTGAGGCAACCGAAGTTAGTTCATGCAACACTTCCACACCCTCAATGACAATGCCAATGTCTTCAGGTGGCTCCTGCAGTCCCTCCCCCTCCTTCCGAATCACATACACTGCCATGGTGACCTCCTCCAGGTCCTTCTGAACATCATCTGCTCCACAGTCCTACAGAGGGGtacaagacacaaacacaaatcatcATTAGCCTCACTTCTTACTGTGATTAAGTGTTTGGGTGATGTACCAATATGTGTTATGTGCTGGGCTATTTCTTGGCTGGGTGTCATCACACACcagaaacagcagagagaggtgtATCAATCTGACTCTAATCAAATTGTAAGCAAGAAAGATAAGATTTCCCAACATGTCAAACTATTCCTTTGAACTTAAATAATCAAGTAAGCCTGTCTTACTTAAAACAAAGTCAATCCAATATGTAATGTGTTGTTGCTGGGAATTACATAATGTCCAATAtggtcatgataataaatacatgTCAGCAATCCAACTATGGTTCACGTGTTATGTTTGTTCTAACAGTTAACTTTTTTTGTGTCCCTTTGACAAGATATGCTGACAAACTGTTGAAACTTACAAGGTATTCCTTGATCAGGCCATCTGCATCTTCTCCCAGGAAGATGGTGAGGGCTTTCAGCACACATTCCCTCCGATGATTAATGTCCACAGTCTAGAACAACAAATGTTGATTAATTTTAAACTCTAAATTTCATAAGACAGACATCCTTACTCTTATTGCTTAACTTACAtgtactttatttaaaaacagtaattCACAAGCCCAGAGATTCAttacagaaagaaaaggggATGAGTTCAGTGGTGTATTTTTTGAGTCGCTAAAAACATTCATGCATATGAAAGCCATGATTAGCATTGGCCTGCCCATATTGTCTTTATGAAGGATTCAGATATATTTTGACAGCCCTCTTAGTTACGAAGTATCTTGTTTGATGGTACAGATTTACCTGGTCCAATGTGTCCATGATGTTCGCAATCTTTTGGCGTGTTGCTCCTCCTTTGGAATGTATGACTTTGATCAGCTGACTTGAGTGCATGTCTAACTGGGCCATGAACTTCCACTCAAGAGGAACAGCCATGAGCCTCTGGAACTCTgtatttatctaaaaacaaaacacaaatgacaGTAGATATTGTATTATGGAACAAAATGCTGAAACTGATTGTATGCCAAAATGTCTATATCCCAAAAAGTATAACATATATGGAAATTCTAAATGTAAATTCTTTCATTAAGTTCAGTGTTATAAAATCTCAACCACATCAAGTTATGACCGATTCATGAAAGTTAACTGCAATAAATCCTGAAGCATACAGACTTCGATCACTTCAGTTCCATTCTTACCTCTTTCTGTGTGAAGAGTGCAGGCCATCTGTCCTTCAGTTCCTGAATGCTTGGTTCTTGGTTTACCACCTCATGTCGTCTGTAGGCAAACGTGTTAGCCATTTTGTCTGCGATGACCCTTTCATTGTCCCTTATCCCGATCTCTGTCAGAAGTTCTAGTCTCACTTTTTCCATGCTGTCCAGAGTCTCACCAGTAGGAAAGGATGGATAAAAGTTAGCTTCAGAACGTTTTGGCTTCTTCACTTTTTTAGCAGGGAAAGCATCTGTAGTAGCTTTAGATTTCAGTGAGTTTACACACAGCTCTGGACACCCCTGTAATTTGAGCTGGGTCCtgtagtttgccattttgtactTCAGTCGTTGTTTCCAACCGTAGCAGCCATTGAATGATCCAGGTTCTTTCAAACATGGGTGCTTTTTGATAAGGGCCTCTGCAGCTGCGCAGAAATGTGCATCCTCTGGATAGGCCTTGTAACGGTAAATTTCTTCTGCAACTCTTTTCAGGATATCAGACAGCATTCGGGCGCTTAAAGTCAACATTTTTTGGCTCACACGGTACTCAGTATTCCCCCTCTCTAGCTGTAGCTCTGTGTCATATGAAAATTGGGGAATTGCAAAGTCTTCTGGCCACTGTTGTGTTCGAGATGACAGATTCAGGGGATGAGAGGATAATTGTGTCATTTGATGCCACCGAAATACCGTCATCAGACTCAaatgaaagagacagagatgaAGTGGACTGATCGGCACTGATCAAAGGTGGATTTGTTTGCTGGTGGATCACTTTGATTGTCCCCAAATTCCGAAGTTCGGTGGTAGAATTCAGATTGAAGAAGTCGTTGCCAAAGTCTTGGTCCATGTATTGCAGTCTGAAGTTACCTTTTAACCCAAAGGTAGTCTTTATCGTGCTGAGAAGGTCTTCAAGTGACTCTGGGATGCCATTTGGAAGAGTCAGCTTTTCAATGTTGTTCTCTCCTAAAATCACCTTCAGTCTTGCAGGTGTTGAACCAGCCATGGTGGTCTAAGAACAAAGCACAAGCACAGTTAGTGAGGATCAACATGTAAACCACTGACATTTCCAATTAGGAGAATTTAATGTCAAACtagaggaaaagagagaaggcaaagagaggagg
It includes:
- the LOC134634822 gene encoding uncharacterized protein LOC134634822 isoform X3; its protein translation is MTVFRWHQMTQLSSHPLNLSSRTQQWPEDFAIPQFSYDTELQLERGNTEYRVSQKMLTLSARMLSDILKRVAEEIYRYKAYPEDAHFCAAAEALIKKHPCLKEPGSFNGCYGWKQRLKYKMANYRTQLKLQGCPELCVNSLKSKATTDAFPAKKVKKPKRSEANFYPSFPTGETLDSMEKVRLELLTEIGIRDNERVIADKMANTFAYRRHEVVNQEPSIQELKDRWPALFTQKEINTEFQRLMAVPLEWKFMAQLDMHSSQLIKVIHSKGGATRQKIANIMDTLDQTVDINHRRECVLKALTIFLGEDADGLIKEYLDCGADDVQKDLEEVTMAVYVIRKEGEGLQEPPEDIGIVIEGVEVLHELTSVASACALLLGLIYALNLAYPKPFRFTFEVLQKIFMQLDQHKMSPKVQNLYIKLQSSQ